One genomic region from Bacilli bacterium encodes:
- a CDS encoding response regulator, which yields MYKLLIIDDEYLVREGLKMTIDWAANGIQIVGEASNGLQGFEEAMRLNPDLIISDVRMPVMTGVELAVKLKQNNFTGKIIILSGYRDFEYAKSSFENGVVAYVLKPVDNDELVAAIKGALRQLQQEMAHQALISELSEQLPVVKQQFIRDLFNGQIHSLEEIEKKEKILDFHLPARGFLVSMRSDDEAGTGFSFSLLQKCINDHMDDEDNVTLILDRRLYIFVEKTSSEAVADKIRMILEEYERLEDETVSVSICQFGSLLSLAGAHKTSEDLLNSKLMIGLNTIALENSPIGRYRKTITDALAYISHHYADDITVKRVAEELQVSESHLMHQFKEETDKTFNEILTDYRLLVARKLLRNGSYRVNEVSYLVGYHDVKYFSLVFSRKFNILPSAYMEQYR from the coding sequence ATGTATAAGTTACTGATAATAGATGATGAATATTTAGTCCGTGAAGGACTCAAAATGACAATTGATTGGGCGGCGAACGGCATTCAAATCGTTGGCGAGGCCAGCAACGGACTCCAAGGTTTTGAGGAGGCGATGCGCCTGAATCCCGACCTTATCATTTCTGATGTTCGGATGCCGGTTATGACCGGAGTTGAACTGGCGGTTAAGTTAAAGCAAAATAACTTCACCGGAAAGATAATTATTCTGTCCGGTTATCGCGATTTTGAATATGCGAAATCATCATTTGAGAATGGCGTTGTCGCTTATGTTTTAAAGCCGGTTGACAATGATGAATTAGTGGCAGCAATAAAGGGGGCACTCCGTCAATTACAGCAAGAAATGGCACATCAGGCCCTCATCAGTGAACTTAGCGAACAGCTACCGGTTGTTAAACAGCAATTTATTCGCGACCTTTTTAACGGCCAAATTCACAGTTTGGAAGAAATTGAAAAAAAAGAAAAAATCCTCGATTTTCATCTCCCGGCACGGGGCTTTTTGGTCAGTATGCGCTCCGATGACGAAGCCGGAACCGGCTTTTCTTTTTCCCTTCTTCAAAAATGCATTAATGATCATATGGATGATGAAGACAATGTAACGCTTATTTTGGACCGGCGACTCTACATCTTTGTGGAGAAGACTTCAAGTGAGGCGGTGGCCGACAAAATAAGGATGATTCTTGAGGAATATGAGCGATTGGAAGATGAAACCGTTTCGGTATCAATTTGCCAATTTGGTTCGCTTTTGTCATTAGCCGGTGCCCATAAAACCAGTGAAGATTTATTAAACAGCAAACTTATGATCGGCCTAAATACTATCGCCCTAGAAAACTCGCCCATCGGTCGGTATCGGAAAACAATCACCGATGCTTTAGCTTATATCAGTCATCACTACGCGGATGATATTACGGTTAAGCGGGTCGCCGAGGAACTTCAGGTCAGCGAATCCCACCTTATGCATCAATTTAAAGAAGAAACCGACAAAACCTTTAATGAAATTCTTACCGACTATCGGCTATTGGTCGCCCGTAAATTATTGCGCAACGGCTCCTACCGGGTTAATGAAGTAAGCTATCTTGTCGGTTACCACGACGTAAAGTATTTTTCATTGGTTTTCAGTCGAAAATTCAATATTCTTCCTAGCGCGTATATGGAGCAATATCGATGA
- a CDS encoding diphosphate--fructose-6-phosphate 1-phosphotransferase: MKRALLYLQSGGPTAVINTSLYGVIKEAKKHPDLIEGIYGSLYGIEGLLKDNIIDLEQEEAEQIELLKQTPGAILGSTRYKLSKDISHEDYQKILSTIKRHNIGFLLVNGGNDSMDTCHKLSCFFGQSDYDCKVIGIPKTIDNDLYFTDHCLGYPSAAKYVLQTLQDIQIDNHCYDKGKVAIVEVMGRNAGWLTAAAALLPSSLRADDIFLPEESFDLERFLERVKKIYEAKGKAFIVISEGVQAFLPGKNISVDAFNHIQLGGVANMLGEELKERYGIPARPIEFSLMQRAGTVHITPTDQKEAIKVSSVAVKRVIGGHSNAMVIIKRNLDKKGVYHSTYGLKHLSRIANAERKMPPELIADIHGEGQLMREYLLPLIQGEIKQKFRDGMTQYACFKKIKAE, from the coding sequence ATGAAACGAGCATTGCTTTATCTCCAAAGTGGAGGGCCGACGGCGGTTATCAACACTTCCTTATATGGTGTCATTAAGGAAGCTAAAAAACACCCCGATTTAATTGAAGGGATATATGGATCCCTATATGGAATTGAAGGATTATTAAAAGACAATATTATTGACTTAGAACAGGAAGAGGCGGAGCAAATTGAACTTTTGAAGCAAACGCCAGGGGCAATACTTGGATCGACGCGCTATAAACTAAGCAAAGATATTTCGCATGAAGATTATCAAAAGATTCTTTCGACCATAAAAAGACACAATATCGGATTTTTACTTGTCAATGGCGGTAATGACTCAATGGATACATGTCATAAACTGAGTTGCTTCTTTGGACAGAGCGATTACGATTGCAAAGTTATAGGGATTCCTAAGACGATTGATAATGATTTGTATTTTACCGATCATTGTTTGGGGTATCCCAGTGCGGCCAAATATGTTCTTCAAACGCTGCAAGATATTCAAATTGACAATCATTGCTACGACAAAGGAAAAGTTGCTATTGTCGAAGTTATGGGGCGCAACGCCGGCTGGTTAACGGCCGCGGCCGCGCTTTTGCCGTCTTCGCTTCGTGCGGATGACATATTTTTACCGGAAGAGAGTTTTGATTTAGAAAGATTCTTGGAACGGGTTAAAAAAATCTATGAAGCAAAAGGAAAAGCCTTCATTGTTATCAGCGAGGGTGTGCAGGCGTTTTTACCCGGAAAAAATATTTCGGTTGACGCCTTTAACCACATTCAATTGGGCGGAGTTGCTAATATGCTAGGAGAAGAACTCAAGGAGCGATATGGGATTCCGGCTCGGCCGATTGAATTCTCTTTAATGCAACGGGCGGGAACTGTGCACATTACTCCTACCGATCAAAAAGAGGCGATTAAAGTTTCCTCAGTGGCGGTTAAACGAGTTATTGGCGGACATTCAAACGCCATGGTAATCATTAAGCGCAACCTTGACAAAAAAGGTGTCTATCATTCAACCTATGGTCTAAAACATCTGAGCCGAATTGCCAATGCGGAAAGAAAAATGCCACCGGAATTGATAGCGGACATTCATGGCGAAGGTCAACTCATGCGCGAGTATCTTTTGCCTTTAATTCAGGGCGAAATAAAACAGAAATTTAGAGATGGCATGACCCAATACGCCTGCTTTAAAAAGATTAAAGCAGAGTAG
- the atpC gene encoding ATP synthase F1 subunit epsilon, producing the protein MERLTLEILTPERKKFSGEVDLVHVPTKSGPYTVLPNTYPLNVVIETGELYYQVDGQQISFAISGGVLMVKKDITTILAETIERFDEIDSERAKMAKKRAEEIIAKQESNKDVKKATAALMRALTRLKVGEYSGDFDKNPSDSDLS; encoded by the coding sequence ATGGAACGATTGACACTGGAGATTCTTACCCCAGAAAGAAAGAAATTTTCTGGAGAAGTAGATCTTGTTCATGTACCCACTAAAAGTGGTCCTTATACAGTGTTGCCTAACACCTATCCTTTGAATGTGGTCATTGAAACGGGTGAACTTTATTATCAGGTTGATGGTCAGCAGATAAGTTTTGCCATCAGCGGTGGGGTCTTGATGGTAAAAAAAGACATCACGACTATCTTAGCCGAGACGATTGAAAGGTTTGATGAAATTGATTCTGAACGCGCAAAGATGGCAAAAAAGCGGGCCGAAGAAATTATTGCCAAGCAGGAAAGCAACAAAGATGTTAAGAAGGCGACGGCAGCCTTGATGCGGGCCTTAACTCGACTTAAAGTCGGTGAATATAGCGGTGATTTTGATAAAAATCCGTCTGATTCCGACCTTAGTTAA
- the atpD gene encoding F0F1 ATP synthase subunit beta gives MNKTKLAEGKIIQAIGPIIDVQFPEGQLPNLLTALEIPLSKKEPLVVEVAQHIGDDVVRTVAMGPTDGIVRGMKVLNTGEPISVPVGKCTLGRMFDVLGRPIDNKGGDFSHELHQPIHRNPPSFKDQNVSHEILETGIKVLDLMCPYLKGGKVGLFGGAGVGKTVLIQELIHNIATEKSGISVFAGVGERSREGNDLYLEMTKSGVLDKTALVFGQMNEPPGARMRVALTALTMAEYFRDTAHQDVLLFIDNIFRFSQAGSEVSALLGRMPSAVGYQPTLATEMGQLQERITSTNNGSITSIQAIYVPADDLTDPAPATTFTHLDSKTVLDQNIAALGIYPAVDPLGSNSQALSPEYVGEEHYMVARQAQEILQKYKELADIIAILGMDELSEEDKGVVNRARRLRNFLSQPLHVAEAFNNQPGIFVPVKDTVRSVKEIISGKYDNLPEQAFLYVGTIEDVLLKAETLK, from the coding sequence ATGAACAAAACAAAATTAGCGGAAGGCAAGATAATTCAGGCTATCGGACCGATTATCGATGTTCAATTCCCCGAGGGGCAACTCCCCAATCTTTTGACCGCTTTAGAGATACCGTTATCAAAGAAGGAACCATTGGTGGTAGAAGTGGCTCAGCATATCGGAGATGACGTGGTACGAACGGTCGCCATGGGACCTACGGACGGGATAGTTCGAGGAATGAAAGTGTTAAATACCGGTGAGCCGATATCCGTTCCGGTTGGAAAATGTACCCTCGGCCGAATGTTTGACGTCTTAGGGCGCCCAATTGACAATAAGGGGGGAGATTTTTCCCATGAACTTCATCAGCCCATTCATCGTAATCCACCATCTTTCAAAGATCAGAATGTCAGCCATGAAATTTTGGAGACCGGAATTAAAGTTCTCGATTTGATGTGTCCATATTTAAAAGGCGGCAAAGTCGGGCTTTTTGGCGGAGCGGGCGTAGGCAAAACCGTTCTTATTCAAGAATTGATTCATAATATCGCCACCGAAAAGAGCGGTATTTCAGTTTTCGCGGGTGTCGGTGAAAGAAGCCGCGAAGGCAATGACTTATATCTAGAAATGACAAAGAGCGGAGTCCTTGATAAGACGGCGCTTGTTTTTGGTCAAATGAATGAGCCGCCGGGCGCAAGAATGCGGGTAGCGTTAACGGCACTTACAATGGCGGAGTATTTCCGAGATACGGCCCATCAGGATGTCCTGTTGTTTATTGATAACATATTCCGTTTTTCACAGGCTGGAAGTGAGGTTTCAGCCTTGCTCGGCAGAATGCCTTCCGCAGTCGGTTATCAACCGACTCTAGCCACGGAAATGGGGCAACTTCAAGAGCGGATTACCTCGACCAACAATGGCTCAATTACTTCCATTCAAGCAATTTATGTTCCCGCGGATGATCTCACCGATCCAGCTCCGGCGACAACTTTTACTCATCTTGATTCGAAGACTGTTCTCGATCAAAACATTGCCGCATTGGGCATTTATCCCGCGGTCGATCCCTTGGGCAGCAACTCACAGGCGTTAAGCCCGGAATATGTTGGCGAAGAACATTATATGGTTGCGCGACAAGCGCAGGAGATTCTTCAAAAATACAAAGAACTGGCGGATATTATCGCTATTCTGGGAATGGATGAACTTTCAGAAGAAGACAAAGGAGTGGTAAATCGGGCTCGAAGATTGAGAAATTTCCTTTCACAGCCCCTGCATGTAGCCGAGGCTTTTAACAATCAACCGGGTATTTTTGTGCCGGTCAAAGATACAGTTCGTTCAGTAAAAGAGATCATTTCCGGCAAGTACGATAATCTTCCCGAACAAGCTTTTCTGTATGTGGGAACGATAGAGGATGTATTGCTAAAAGCGGAGACACTCAAGTAG
- the atpG gene encoding ATP synthase F1 subunit gamma gives MSVAMQVTKRRITSIKATSKITKAMKLVAITKLKIWQKRYEENKRFSDDFIELMRNTINTDEEITSVYFSEQIEAEGDLHVIITSSLGLCGSFNNAIYAKVEPILKPADALVIIGRRGHRHFQDTPYTKIENFIDLGIDFDETRFLASFIRHAYAQKKYRRVIVHYTEYLNSLSSRVNSVQLLPLKNAKDTPSPMENLHPGAIVEPTREEFFISLLPIYINSRLYSFLLASQVSEQSARRNAMEQATKNADDLIDRLMIEYNTARQAAITQEITEVIAGGK, from the coding sequence ATGTCGGTTGCAATGCAGGTAACGAAACGCCGTATCACTTCAATCAAGGCCACGAGTAAAATTACTAAAGCTATGAAATTAGTGGCGATAACCAAATTAAAAATATGGCAGAAGCGCTACGAGGAGAACAAGCGTTTTTCGGATGACTTTATTGAGCTCATGCGGAATACGATTAATACCGATGAAGAAATCACCTCGGTTTATTTTAGTGAGCAAATAGAGGCCGAAGGTGATTTGCATGTCATCATTACTTCATCGCTTGGATTATGCGGATCTTTCAATAATGCCATCTATGCGAAAGTGGAACCGATTTTGAAACCGGCGGATGCGCTTGTTATCATCGGCCGGCGCGGTCATCGTCACTTTCAGGATACCCCCTATACCAAAATTGAAAACTTTATTGATTTAGGCATTGATTTTGATGAAACGAGATTCTTAGCTTCTTTTATCCGGCATGCCTATGCACAAAAGAAGTATAGGCGAGTCATCGTTCATTATACGGAATATCTTAATTCCCTATCAAGTCGGGTAAATAGCGTACAGTTGCTTCCTTTAAAAAATGCAAAAGACACTCCGTCACCTATGGAAAATCTTCACCCGGGAGCAATTGTGGAACCGACAAGAGAAGAATTCTTTATTAGTTTACTTCCAATATACATAAACTCTCGCCTATATTCGTTCTTGCTAGCCTCTCAGGTTTCTGAGCAAAGCGCGAGAAGAAACGCCATGGAGCAAGCCACCAAGAATGCTGATGATTTAATTGATCGATTAATGATTGAATATAATACCGCCCGACAAGCAGCAATTACCCAAGAAATAACGGAAGTAATTGCCGGCGGAAAGTGA
- the atpA gene encoding F0F1 ATP synthase subunit alpha, giving the protein MTINTNEISALIKAEIKNYKTQIVASDVGTIVSIGDGIAIIYGLDSAMLGELLLFPGDVYGMVQNLEPDNVGAVLLGDDYEIKEGDTVKRTGKVVEVPVGDGLIGRVVNAIGQPIDGLGPIKYSKTRPIERIAPGVMLRQPVNEPLLTGIKAIDSMIPIGKGQRELIIGDRQTGKTAIAIDAIINQKGKDVLCVYVAIGQKQSSVANIADRLRHEGAMGYTTIVSATASELAPLQMIAPFAGVSIAEEWMEQGKNVLIVYDDLSKHAVAYRTLSLLLKRAPGREAYPGDIFYLHSRLLERACRLSDENGGGSITALPIIETQAGDRSAYIPTNVISITDGQIFLMSSLFASGQRPAIDSGQSVSRVGGSAQIKAMRQVAGSLKIELANYRELQSFSQFGSDLDSSTKRVLRHGEVLMEVLRQPQYTPFKLEQEIFELLIAKSRLLENIPLSSIHTFLEEAYGTLTIQHPEYLASVMQNKKFVDDLEEKIVTFVKDLLSTKTFTNDEAI; this is encoded by the coding sequence ATGACAATCAATACAAATGAAATCAGCGCTTTAATTAAAGCGGAAATCAAGAATTATAAAACCCAAATTGTCGCTAGCGATGTGGGGACCATTGTGAGTATTGGCGACGGTATTGCTATTATCTATGGATTAGACAGCGCGATGCTTGGCGAATTACTTCTCTTTCCCGGCGATGTTTATGGGATGGTGCAAAATTTGGAACCGGACAATGTCGGTGCCGTTCTTTTAGGCGATGATTATGAGATAAAAGAGGGCGACACAGTTAAGCGGACGGGTAAAGTGGTGGAAGTCCCGGTTGGCGACGGACTTATCGGCCGGGTAGTCAACGCTATCGGCCAGCCAATCGACGGTTTAGGTCCAATTAAATATTCTAAGACAAGACCAATTGAGCGAATTGCTCCCGGAGTTATGCTTCGGCAACCAGTCAATGAACCTTTATTGACAGGCATCAAAGCCATTGATTCGATGATTCCAATCGGAAAAGGACAACGGGAATTGATCATTGGCGATCGACAAACGGGGAAAACGGCAATCGCCATCGATGCGATAATCAATCAAAAAGGAAAAGATGTTCTTTGCGTATATGTCGCTATCGGCCAAAAGCAGAGTAGTGTGGCAAATATTGCCGATCGTTTAAGGCATGAAGGAGCGATGGGATATACGACGATAGTTTCGGCTACCGCCAGCGAACTGGCTCCCCTACAAATGATTGCTCCATTTGCTGGAGTAAGCATTGCCGAAGAGTGGATGGAACAAGGAAAGAATGTCTTAATAGTCTATGATGATTTATCAAAGCATGCGGTTGCCTACCGCACATTGTCATTACTTTTGAAAAGGGCTCCTGGCCGGGAAGCTTATCCCGGAGATATTTTCTATCTTCACTCGCGGTTATTGGAAAGAGCCTGCCGTCTTTCGGATGAAAACGGCGGCGGATCGATTACCGCTTTGCCCATCATTGAGACGCAAGCCGGCGATCGCTCGGCCTATATTCCGACAAATGTTATTTCTATCACCGACGGGCAAATATTTCTCATGTCCTCACTTTTTGCGTCAGGTCAAAGACCGGCGATCGACAGCGGCCAATCCGTTTCTCGGGTTGGCGGATCAGCCCAAATAAAAGCGATGAGACAAGTGGCGGGGTCGTTGAAAATCGAATTAGCAAACTATCGTGAACTGCAAAGTTTTTCCCAATTCGGCAGCGATTTGGATTCTTCCACCAAAAGGGTGCTGCGGCACGGGGAAGTGCTGATGGAAGTTCTGCGTCAACCGCAATATACCCCCTTTAAGTTGGAGCAAGAAATTTTTGAATTGCTGATTGCTAAATCTCGCCTTTTGGAGAATATTCCCCTATCTTCAATTCATACTTTTTTAGAGGAAGCATACGGAACCTTGACCATACAGCATCCGGAATATTTAGCTTCTGTCATGCAAAACAAAAAATTTGTCGATGATTTAGAAGAGAAAATAGTGACATTTGTAAAAGATCTGTTATCCACTAAGACATTTACAAATGATGAGGCAATCTAA
- the atpH gene encoding ATP synthase F1 subunit delta — protein sequence MESIAERYAIALYGIAKEEKRTDQYLEAVSFLLRAFHEFPQFYAVLTSEFIRREDRHRIVDKVFKQFDMPYLINFVNLLIDRRRLRDIKEIAKKFRYLVNADKGIEEGIAFSSQPLTDGELTKLKQALSAVRAHQVELTNRLEPNLIGGVKVTIGDEVYDGSVSHQINELLLKLRKGKAE from the coding sequence ATGGAAAGCATTGCCGAGCGTTATGCGATAGCCCTATATGGTATTGCAAAGGAAGAAAAAAGAACTGATCAATATTTAGAAGCCGTTTCTTTTCTGCTTCGTGCCTTTCATGAATTTCCGCAATTTTATGCGGTTTTGACCTCCGAGTTTATTAGAAGAGAAGACCGCCATCGCATCGTCGATAAGGTTTTTAAACAATTTGATATGCCGTATCTGATTAATTTTGTGAATTTATTAATTGATCGGCGTCGGCTTCGCGATATCAAAGAAATAGCAAAAAAGTTTCGCTATTTAGTCAATGCGGATAAGGGAATTGAGGAGGGAATTGCCTTCTCATCGCAACCGTTGACGGATGGCGAATTAACAAAATTAAAGCAGGCGCTATCTGCCGTTCGCGCTCACCAGGTGGAGTTAACGAATCGACTGGAGCCGAATTTGATCGGCGGAGTTAAAGTTACTATTGGCGATGAAGTTTATGATGGTTCGGTCAGTCATCAAATAAACGAGTTATTACTCAAGTTGCGCAAAGGAAAGGCGGAGTAA
- the atpF gene encoding F0F1 ATP synthase subunit B encodes MWIFSSGSPFNADDFYRKLIPENIWSLVTQLLAFGVLVIIVVKLVYKPVRKMLITRADYIEKNIKDAESQKKEMEDKLAAADALVLEERKKAVNLVMEAKAQTEVAREKMMAEAKEAARQEKQKALEEINQARQEAEAAIHDEIVNVALLASKEVLGREINETDNRRLVDDFIKDIKN; translated from the coding sequence ATGTGGATTTTTTCCAGTGGTTCGCCGTTTAATGCCGATGATTTTTATCGCAAACTGATACCAGAAAACATCTGGTCTTTGGTTACGCAATTATTGGCTTTTGGTGTGCTTGTTATTATTGTCGTTAAACTCGTATATAAGCCGGTAAGGAAAATGCTTATAACGCGAGCGGATTACATTGAAAAAAATATCAAAGATGCCGAATCCCAGAAAAAAGAGATGGAAGACAAATTGGCGGCAGCCGACGCTCTCGTTCTCGAAGAAAGAAAAAAAGCGGTCAATTTAGTTATGGAAGCAAAGGCGCAAACTGAGGTGGCACGAGAAAAAATGATGGCGGAAGCCAAAGAGGCCGCTCGTCAGGAAAAACAAAAGGCGCTGGAAGAAATTAATCAGGCTCGTCAGGAAGCGGAAGCAGCAATTCATGATGAAATTGTTAATGTCGCCCTTTTGGCTTCTAAAGAAGTTTTGGGTCGGGAGATTAATGAAACGGATAATCGTCGCTTGGTTGATGATTTTATCAAGGATATAAAGAACTGA
- the atpE gene encoding ATP synthase F0 subunit C produces MLLDLLNSFSRILADASVGDGLIALGAGIAILTGAGSAMGEGKVVAKTIEAIMRAPELEGRLRSTMFIGVALVETTAIYALLVALLLIFVF; encoded by the coding sequence ATGTTATTGGATTTATTGAATTCTTTTTCTCGGATTTTAGCAGATGCCTCCGTTGGCGACGGCCTTATTGCTTTAGGCGCAGGCATCGCCATTCTAACGGGTGCCGGTTCGGCCATGGGCGAGGGCAAAGTGGTTGCAAAGACGATTGAAGCGATCATGCGCGCCCCCGAATTGGAAGGAAGACTGAGAAGCACGATGTTTATTGGCGTGGCTTTAGTTGAAACCACCGCCATCTATGCACTTTTAGTCGCTCTGTTGTTGATTTTCGTTTTCTAA
- a CDS encoding FoF1 ATP synthase subunit a has product MQAIIDWLATINLPGEIITSIIIVFIVLIISLIIYFKVKHTDPLKRPRGIVHLAELMVSSIDNMVKNNMGTKYHRYGGYFLAVAMYMFFGFTIGLIGLPTPMTNYMVPLSLALITFIMIHVTAIRANKWRYFKRFLDPFAVFLPVNLISMWAPLISLSFRLFGNALAGWSIMTIAYWATESLSTALFGWLIQGGVSSIFVAPLITPWLHMYFDLFSSAVQIYVFIILSMIFISLEDPSPDTTSAKSSGEVNKKERIIVKEN; this is encoded by the coding sequence ATGCAGGCAATTATTGATTGGTTAGCCACAATAAATCTACCGGGAGAAATAATTACTTCAATTATTATTGTTTTTATTGTGCTGATTATTTCCTTAATCATATATTTTAAAGTAAAGCATACTGACCCGCTGAAACGGCCTCGAGGGATAGTCCATCTTGCTGAATTGATGGTTTCTTCCATTGACAATATGGTAAAGAACAATATGGGAACTAAATACCATCGCTATGGGGGGTATTTTTTGGCAGTCGCGATGTATATGTTCTTTGGCTTTACTATCGGTCTTATTGGTTTACCGACCCCGATGACCAATTATATGGTTCCTCTGTCATTGGCTTTGATTACTTTTATTATGATTCACGTCACGGCAATCCGCGCTAATAAGTGGAGGTACTTTAAGCGATTCCTGGATCCATTTGCCGTGTTTTTACCGGTGAATCTTATATCGATGTGGGCGCCGCTCATTTCACTTTCTTTCCGTCTATTTGGCAATGCTTTGGCTGGATGGTCAATAATGACTATTGCCTATTGGGCGACAGAATCACTTTCGACCGCACTTTTTGGATGGCTGATTCAAGGTGGAGTTTCAAGTATCTTTGTCGCTCCGCTGATTACTCCGTGGCTCCATATGTATTTTGATTTATTTTCGTCCGCCGTGCAGATTTATGTGTTTATTATTCTCTCGATGATTTTTATTTCACTCGAAGATCCAAGTCCGGATACAACCAGTGCAAAATCGTCAGGAGAAGTTAATAAAAAAGAGAGAATTATAGTAAAGGAGAACTAA